The Brachypodium distachyon strain Bd21 chromosome 4, Brachypodium_distachyon_v3.0, whole genome shotgun sequence nucleotide sequence tgagGTGTCCTCAAATTTCTCGCTATTTCTTCCACTATTCCAGCAATACCAGATGCCTGCGGTTTTAGTCTAGCTTAATTTTGTTGCCTATGGATGCTTTGCTGCCTGCTCAGCGATTCCCCAGAAAGAAATATGGTTTTGGTTAATCTTCTTTTGTGAAGATGAACAGAAGATTCATTGTTAGttttttcccaaaaaaaaaagattcatTATTAGTTGCAAGAAAACGTTGTTCTGGGGTTTGGATGGTTTGGTATAGTATTCcttagaatttctgctactgtCACAAAGCGGACCTTGAAACTGCAGAGTACGTACGTTGGAACAAATATTTTGTTCTATTGATGCAACTTGCTTATGAGCAACTAGTTCTTTGTCCTCAGTCATTACATGATACGGTTTTCATGCAATCAGTCTCGGATCAGTGTACTGTTATCTTGTAGACTATCTTTCTAATTTATTTCTTTGTGGATCCCATCTTTCTTAATTGCTAATGGTTCCTCTTTAGTGTCATCAGCAGTAGATAAATAATATATAGCTTTCCTAATTATCGTTCTTTTGTTAATTAAGAATAAAGAGACAGAAAGAAGTCCAATTTTCATCTGTATAGATATACTTCTTGCTGGGTTTGCTATTTTATTACCTTCATACGACTCATCCTAATAATATCACTAATTTCATTCCAGCACTCTGTACGTCTGCTGTAACTTGGGGTTGCCCAACTAGCTCAGCCACATTTCTCAATGGAAGATCTCCCGGAGGAACTATTCACAGAGATCATCGCAAGGATTACCCAGACAAGTGATCTGAACTCTCTTTCCCTTGTGTCGAAGCGGCTCTACACCATTGAGGCATGTCAGAGGAAAGCTCTCCACGTCGGCTGTGGCCTTTGCCCTGCTAGAGAAGCCTTGGCATCACTGTGCTCCCGGTTCCCCAACTTGTGGAAAGTGAAAATTGATTACTCTGGATGGGCAAGTGGCAACGGGAATCAATTGGACAATAAAGGCCTCCTCGTGATTTCATCTCGGTGCCCCTTGCTGACTGATCTCACCTTAAGCTTCTGTAAATGCATCACTGACTTAGGTCTTGGTTATGTAGCTGATTGCAAGAAATTGGTGTCGATCAGGCTGAACTCTGCACTAGAAATAACTTCAAATGGGCTTCTCGCTGTGGCAACTGGTTGCAGTAATCTTTCTATTCTCCACCTTGAGAACTGTGAGAAAATAGAAAGTGTGGAGTGGCTGGAGTACCTTGGCTGGAACAGATCGCTGGAAGAACTCGTGGTCATGAATTGCAAGGGAATCAACGAGCATGACCTCCTTAAGTTTGGTCCAGGATGGATGAAGCTCCAGAAGTTTGGTTTTGACACCAAGAAACGAGTAGTAAATATTCCTGGAGGTTATGACTTTCATGATGACTTGTATGACGCTCACAATCCGAGTCAATATGATTTCTGCTGTGAGACGTTGAAGGATTTAAGGTTGGCGCGTTTTACAACTGGGACTGAAGTAGGACTTCGTGTTCTCTTGGGGAAATGCAAAGCGCTGGAGAGGCTGTGCCTGGAGTACGTATTTGGTCTAAATGACAACGACATTACTGCAATATCCCAGACCTGCCGCAACCTTAAAAGCATCTCACTTTGGCTCAAACCTCTGCACTATGATGATGCTTACAGGACAGGCTTTACTGATAACAGCCTTAAGGCTCTATCCCTCGGCTGTCCTATGCTACAGGCTATTGAACTCACTTTTGTTGGTTGCCAACCTGGTTGGCCATCAGATATTAGCTTCACACAGGAGGGCCTTCTTGCTCTCATTCAATCTTGTCCCATTCGTGTTCTTGTGCTAAATGACGCCAACTTCTTTGATTATGATGGAATGAAGGCCCTTTCCAGTGCATCATTCTTGGAGAGACTTGAGCTTACGGATTCTGATAAGATAACTGATGCTGGACTGTGTTTCATTGCGTGTGCCCCATGCTTGACTAGTCTCACACTCCGGCGGTGTGACAATGTGACTGATGTTGGATTGGCCGAGCTTGCACGTGCACAGAAGTTAGAGTCTCTGACCATTGAATGCTGTAGAAGCATCTCTCATCAAGCTGCGCAGGGAGCTGCCAGATCAGTTCGCTACTCTAAATCTTCACAAGTTGGCATTGTAGAAAGAATGTACTTCTAATACTGTTAATGAAGTTGCCTCCAAAAGCTGATAATATGGAGTAGGTTAATATGGGACAACCGAAGTAACTGTTGTCTGAGTTGAGGATACTCAACATCTTAGTTATGTATAGTGTGTAATACTCTTTCATATTGGCATTTCTATGTTAATATCTTGATGACAATGGGGAATCCGAGTCGGTAGAGATGGCGTGGTGTGTTAATTGTTTGTAAGAAGAATTCAGGTGGAAATCTTTGTGTGTGGTGATGATTCCTGATCGGCCGGAATAGTCAACTGGAGTATTTTTGTTAAACAATGGTAAAATAATCAGGGAAGAAAAATTTGTTTTGTGGACGAGACTTATCATAATGCATCGTAATTCCCCTCCAAAAGGAGCTTTATGTATTCTACATCAGTTTGATTTTATTTAGAGTTTTGAATTTGTCCATGCTTTGGCATTCAAACAGAAGAATGGGAAAATATTGGTTTCTAAATGACTTCCGTTCGCATCCAGTTTAAAACCAACGGTTGAGATGAGATGGTATTACCCACCGCTCACATAAACTGATCATCATTCTTGTGAACATGTATCATAGTATCTATAGCTTTATCAATTAGAAGCCATTAATTTGGAGCGCTCCTTTTCTTCCATTACATTCTTCCATTATTCCTGCCGGGCTTTGGGTTAAACTCCAAACAGGGTATACttactccgtccaacaaaagatgtctccagtttgtcaaaatttaaatgtatctaaacatgacttaatgtatagatgcattcaaatttagtcaaagttaagacatcctttgttggatggatgAATACTTAATTTCCTCTCCAAACTCTGAAACAGACATAAATGAAGGGTCTCATTTGCTGAACTTCCTCAATTCATCGAGAAGATACGTTTACTGCTGATTCAGTTTAAAGAGGTAAATTCATCTTAACAAACTACCGGCACTTGTTGGCAGTACAAAGTATCCGATGGTGGTTGTTTAGAGGGGATTAACCTAGCAAACTCAACTTTATCATAATAGCAGATTAATACTGCAcattaagcatatatataCTATCAGCTCGAACGTTAAATAGAATATGCAAAAGGTCTCTTTGCAAGAAAATCATCTCTattgttttccttttgcaaGTATAACTAACTTGTACTATATTGCGTAATGGTTTTTGATGTCCGTGATAATGCTAGTAATATTACATTATAATGAAATACAAAACACTTGACAATATGCACGTATGAaacaaaccaaaagaaaacaacatggCATTTTAAACACAAAATGTACCCGACAAACCCTTTATATATATCCTAAAATAAACTCCTATGACATTTATGTCTGCGATAATGCTAATAGTATTACATTATAATGAAATACAAAACTATGCTTGACAAAATGAACTTatgaaaaacaacaacatcaCATTTTAAACACATCATGTCCCAGGCAAAGCCTTTACATATCCTAATTAAATGAACTCCTATTTGCACTTGATGCGGATACATAAGGAAGATCGATGGATCCCATGAAAAGTCTACCGCCTTTTCTTTCCATTATTTTGGATGGCCTCACGCTCTTGGGCCCTCTCATCTCCTCGACTATCTTCCCATTAGCTCCGATCCTCACGGCGAGCAGGTGGCTATCGACACCAAAGGGAAGCTCATTCTTCTCCCGGTGCAACGCAACCCAATATCCTCCTCTCCCGTCGGGCCTCACATTATCAGGGTCGTCGGGGAGATCAACGAGTACCTCAATCGTGCCGCCCTTGGAACCCTTGATTCAGTACCTCAACAACTTGCATGGCTCGGTTGATGATATCACGAGGTGCGTTCGGTCAGCGCTGATCGCCAAACCATTAAGATAAGTGGTTCTGGCTTGTAGCACAACCACCTTACCCGTCCGCAGGTCGTACCTCATGAGTCGCCCCGTCGAGTCCCCGGTCCTCGTGACCATCTCGTGCTACGACCTTTGATAGGTCACGGGACTGTCCGTGAAATAAACATCCCAATCACTTGGTCGACGTCGACCCCATTTGTGAACCGTAGTGGCACACCGTCGACCTCGTTGACCAGCACTTTCGCCTCCCCTCCGCCCGGTTCGACGCGCATGAGCCCCTTGTAGGCGTAGGCGATGTACAGCTGGCCGGACCTGAGGTGGAACCGGAGGCCCAAGGGCCGGCTGCAGCTGCTCTTCGTGACCGTCTCCAGGCGGCGGGCCGTGGCCGTGCATGCGTTGCTGCTGTAGGGCCGTGGCCGTTATTTGGCATATAGGGTGTCTCTTGGAGATGTtcttacttctttttttttaagacgATGCTCTTACCTGGAACGCATCAAAATTTGCAGCAGTATATACAAAGCAATCTCGATGGGGATAGGATTTCTATTAGTCGTGTGTATCGCTTAATTGTTCGTGCTAGCAGAGAGACAAAAGGAGTTTCCTGTTTTTCGGGTCCTGAGTATTTGTTAGAGTTCGTTTTCTAGCCCTAAAGTTGTTGTTAAGCAAAAAATTCTAAAAGTTATACGGAATACCTTTTCTGTCGCTTAACCCAATTTATGTGTTTCCTATATCTGGATATAgaatggaaaagaaagggggaaaagaaagggaatCGACGCGAGCGAGCGTAGGGTTTTAGCTCTCCCCTCCTTCTGAGAGGGGATCCGAGGCTctcctctcgccgccgcctccagtcctcagccgccgccgcctcccccctCCCAGCCCACGACTGCCACCGTCACCGTCCTGTTCTTCTCTCCAGACTGTTCCGAGGGCTCCACCTCTTTCTCGATTCCATCTCAAGAAAACAACAGGTACATCCCTATCCGTATATAtggaattgtttttttttcttcctcaaACGACCAAACCTGTGCGCGCCCCCTCTCTTTTTGGCCTGCATTTCTCCGGCTGAAGAAATTGTGGCACCTCCTAGTCGAGTCCAAACTTCCCGTTTAATTCTAAAAACGCTAATTAGCCGAAAATCGTATTAACGAGGGAGAAAATAGTGTGCATATCTAGATGAACTTGGTTAATTCTGTGATTTCCATAAAGCAAATCTCCAGGTTTTAGAGAACTTTAGAGACAATTTTGTTTTCAATGCcgtgccttttcttttctgtgtaTGCTTCGCCCGTTTGGGCGTTATTAATTAAACGCTGGGCTTCGGCCTAAATTCTAAAAGAAGTTTTTACCTGATGAGTTAGGGCTCCTCAGATTTGATTTCACCATATAGACGTTACAGTATCTTGATTCTAATTCTTTTGGTAGTACAGGCGTCCTTTCTGCCATTGTTCTAGCAATACCAGATGCTGAGATACATAGGATTTTAGTCTAGCTTGTAGGTTATTTGCTGTTTGCTATATTATTATGGGATAAAAAGGAAGGGGCCTTAATTAAGCTTCTCTGTGAAGCTAAACGGCtgaattttgaaaatataCAGCGAAAAATGTTCATGGTTATATTGAGTATCCGTACAtgtttcagaattttttttgtttctttttttgtattGGTCCTGTAAATGTCATGAAGAAAACCTCAAAATTGGTGTGCATGTATGGTACAGCTAATTATTTTTGTTCCATGGATTTCGTGCAACTTTCCACGGACTAAATAGGCCTGACTCCTCACACATTAAAATATATGATTTTCATGTGAGCAGTAAAATGCTCCTTGTTATGTCAGTTCAACTGTTTAGTGTTATCTTGCAGTCGCATACATAATGTGGCCCTTCTCTCTTGATTGTTCCAGCAATATTAGAAACTTAGGATGTTAGTTCAATGTTGTTCCTTGGTAGTTTGCTCAGCTTTGTAGCTAAATAAATAGGGTGTCACCTTGATTAACATCCTATGTGAGGATGAGCAAATGAATTTTGAGTTTCAACAGATGTAGAAAAGAAGTTTGAAATTTCATTAGCATGTGTCTCTTTTTATGTGTTTAGCTACTGTAATATGACTATCTTCATACGCTCCATTATAATTACTTGAGGAATTCGATTCTTGTACTTAGTTTTGATAATGCTGCAAAGCGAAACTAAGAATTGCAGAGGACGTCTGTTAGAATAACAGTGAAAGGTTCAGAATTCGTCGTATACTTCTCGATGTGTTTCACTACTGTAACCTAATAACTTGCATGGAGAACTTTCACATGGTTCAAATTCTAATGTCGTTTATTTCAGTCCAGCATTATGTATACCTGCTGAACATTGAGAATACCCACCCAACTAAAGCAGCTGCATACCTGCATTGCTAGATGGAGGATCTCCCAGAGTCACTGCTAGCAGAGATTGTCAAGAGGATTACCCGGAGATGTGATCTGAATTCTCTTTCCCTTGTGTCGAAGCAACTATACACCATTGATGCAAATCAAAAGGGGACTCTCCGTGCCACCTGTGGGCATCGCTTGATAGAGAAGCATTGGTATCACTGTGCTCTGGTTCTCCAATTTGTGGAAAGTGGAAATTGATTACTCTGGTTGGACATGGAGCCATAGGAATCAGTTGGACAACAAAAGTCTCCTTCTGATTTCATCTTCCTGCCCCTGTCTGACTGATCTAACCTTAAGCTTCTGTTCACGCATCAATGATTCTGGTCTTGGTTATCTAGTGTATTGCAAGAAGTTGATGTCTCTGAGGCTAAACTCCGTACGAAAAATAACTTCCAATGGGCTTCTCTCGGTGGTAGTTGGTTGCAAGAATCTGTCTGCACTCCACCTAACTGACTGCGATAAAATAGACAGCGAGGGTTGGCTGGAGTACCTTGGCTTGAACGGATCATTGGAAGAACTTGCAGTAAACAATTGCGAAGGAATCAGCCATCATGACCTCCTGAAGTTTGGCCCAGGATGGATGAAGCTCCAAAAGTTTAtgtttgagatgaaggatGGATTTTGGGATGCTTTTAGTCAGGGCCGTAAGGGTTTTGACCCCTCTTACGATGCTCATAACCCAAGTACATATGATTTCTGCTGTGAGAGTTTGAAGGATTTGAGGTTAGCGCATATTACATTTGGGCCAGAAATAGGACTTCGTGTCCTCCTGGGGAAGTGCAAAGCATTGGAGAGGCTGTGGCTGGAGTATGTTAATGGTTTAAATGATAACGACATGATTGCTCTATCCCGGAGCTGCAGTAACCTTAGAAGCATCTCACTTTGTCTCACACCTCAATTTTATGATTATTCCTGCAGGACGTCATTTACTGATGACAGCCTTAAGGCTCTAGCTCTCAGCTGTCCTATGCTTCAGGCTGTTGAACTCACATTCTATGACTGTGATCCTTGTTGGCCATCAGAAATAGGCTTCACACTGGAGGGTCTTCTGGTGGTCATTCAATCTTGTCCTGTTTCTGTTCTTGTGCTAAATGGCGCCAACTTCTTCAATGACGAAGGGATGGAGGCCATCTTATCTGCACCATTCTTGGAGACACTCGAGCTTGTGGATTGTGTGGCAATAACTGATGCTGGCATGCGTTTCGTTGCATATACTCCGTGCTTGACTAATCTAACACTTGGCTGTGTAACAAAGTGACTGATAGTGGAGTTGCTGAGCTTGGACGTGCACATAAGTTGCAGTGTCTGATCATTGAAGGCTGTGAAGGCATCTCTGAGAAAGCTGTGCGAGGGGCTGCCAGATCTGTCCACTACTCCATCGAGTCTGCAAGTCATGGTGAGCTAAAGAGATTGTCCAAGGTACTCCGTGGATGAAGTTGCTCCCCAAAACAATTCAGAGTGAGTTCCCCTGCTAAAGTCATCAAGTTGTTTCTTAGTTGTGTCTCAAGGGTGGATGTCCCGGTTCCTTTTCATATTTGTGTACTGATGCTATATCTATTGCTCTTTTAACTTAATTCCATCTCTGTTTGCCTTGTGCGAAGTGAACGTAAATCAGCCTCAAAATTCAGGTCTATCATTGTACATCCTGACAGTGCCTATTGATTTTTCTGCGGTCTTTGGCATGCATATTTTGCTGTTTGCCTTTGCTTACATATTTTAGTTCCGAAGACGTGCCTACCTACAATGCTCTCATGCCATTTTTATAGCTGCAAAGTTGCAAATATATCAGTTGTCAATGGTTCCAAATATATAGAAAAGAAACATAAGCATTTCCTTTCATTTATCTGTGTTGTTTCAGAAAAGGATTTTATCATTATTCTTGATGCATAGTAGTACTGTTTTTGCGGCTTTTACATTGCATATTGATGCAGCACAAGGTTGTGGAGGAACAACTCCACCTTGTTGCTACAATATAGACAGCACAAATGTTGAAGGAACCACTTCAACGTGTTGCTAGATATCGTTCTAGGGGTGGGGAACTGCCTAGAGTTTAATCCAAACTCTTAACACACAAGTTCTAATCCAAGATCAAAGACAAAGAACATAAAGTGCTTTTTATTGATAGGTAGTGGTACATAGTCTGTCTCAAGATAGAGGTGTGGACCTCTATTTATAGGTCTCATGAGCCCGCACTATTTAGCTCTACCTTATAACTAGAAGTTTCTAGGGAACACTACTCAAAGCTATGAAAATGTCCTAATTACAACTTATAGTAGAACATTCTAAAAACTACCACAACACATATGACTAAAAGACAAGTTACTTAGAATATAGTAGAAGTGTGTAGAAGCTTTGAGAGATCTGACTtctacttttatttttattttggttttctctATTGtccctcatcatcctcccttgGTTGTTTGGAATTTGACCTCGAGTTATCTTCGTAGAGTGCTTGTTCTGGATGATAAAGAGCCAAGTTTGCCACATTGAATGTGTTAGATATTCCCATCTCAGCGGGAAGATCTATCACATAGGCATTATCATTTATCTTCCTAGGATAAAGAAAGGTCCATATTTTCACTGTCTGAGCTTCCCTTTGATGCCTAAAGGCAGCCTTTCTTTTCGGAGGTATACCATGACTTTATCACCAACTTGGAATGATTTTAGCCTTCGTTTGCAATCAGCCAATTGTTTGTACTTCTGATTTTGTGCCTCTAAGACAGTTTGAATTTCTTCAAATAATTCGGTGTAGTTATCAGCAAAGGACAATGCTGATTTTGAGTTCCCCTTCGTTGGTAGCTTCACCAGATCCACCACATGTGTTGGAACTTTAGTGTAGACAATAGAAAAGGACTCCTTCCGGTTGATCTATGCTTGGAGTTGTTATATGAGAATTCAGCAAGTGATAAAGCCAAATCCCATTGTCCCTTACTATCTCCACAAATGCAACGGATCAGATTATCCAAAAACTTGTTCACCACTTCCATCTAACCATCTGTTTGTGGATGAGTTGTAATTGAAATTTTTAACTCGGTGTTGAATTGCTTCCACAAAGTTAGCCAAAAGGCATCGAGAAACTTGCTATCACGGTCTGAGACGATGGACCTTGGAACTCCATGAAGCCTGATCACTTCTCAAAAGAATAGATTTGCCACATGATGAGCATCTGTTGTCTTGCGACACGGAATGAAATGGGCCATTTTAGAGAACATGTCCATAACCACAAATACCGCATCGTTCCCGCCTCTTGTTCTTGGTAAAGCCAAGACAAAGTCCATAGAGATATCCTCCCACGAGGCATTAGGGACAGGCAAGAGCATGTATAACCCTATGTTCTGGACTTGACCCTTGAAGGTTTGACATACGGGGCACCGCTGAACAAACTTGTCTGCATCTCTTTTTAGTTGTGGCCAAAAGTATCGAGCCTCCAAGTTAGCGATAGTTTTGTCACGTCCAACATGACCACTGAGATCACTTGAATGGAGTTCTCTAATTAACTTGTCACGTAGAGAACTTCTTGGGATGCACAAACGATCATTCTTGAAGAGATAACTATCTTGTATCAAATAGTCATCACCTAATGGCTCTCCTCTCATGTGTTTTACCCAAACATGGCCAAAGTCTTCGTTCTCTTGGTACAACTCTTTTATTTGATCCATGCCTGGAAGTTCAGCCTCAAAGGAAGTCAAAAGTCATGCATGCCGACTCAAAGCATCGGCTAGTTTGTTGGTTGTTCCAGATTTATGCACAGTGAGGTAGTTAAACCTTTCCAGGTATGCTGCCCATCTCGCCAACATGCGATCCACATGCTTTTGATTTCTAAAATGCTTCAAGGATTGATGGTCAGTGAAAACAATGAATTCCTTAGGCAACAAATATACTTCCCAAGTCTTCAATGCCCTGAAAACAGCTTACAATTCTTGCTGATAGGTACTCCACTTTTGTCTTGCCTCGCTTAGCTTCTCACTAAAGAAAGCAATGGGTTTTCGTTCTTGAGATAGAACTGCCCCAATGCCTACTCCACTTGCATCGCACTCTATCTCAAAAGTCTTAGTAAAATCTGGTAGTGCCAAGACAGGAGCTTGTGAGAGCTTTGCCTTTATCTCTTTGAAACTAGCTTCAGCAGATTCATTCC carries:
- the LOC100841757 gene encoding F-box/LRR-repeat protein 14 is translated as MEDLPEELFTEIIARITQTSDLNSLSLVSKRLYTIEACQRKALHVGCGLCPAREALASLCSRFPNLWKVKIDYSGWASGNGNQLDNKGLLVISSRCPLLTDLTLSFCKCITDLGLGYVADCKKLVSIRLNSALEITSNGLLAVATGCSNLSILHLENCEKIESVEWLEYLGWNRSLEELVVMNCKGINEHDLLKFGPGWMKLQKFGFDTKKRVVNIPGGYDFHDDLYDAHNPSQYDFCCETLKDLRLARFTTGTEVGLRVLLGKCKALERLCLEYVFGLNDNDITAISQTCRNLKSISLWLKPLHYDDAYRTGFTDNSLKALSLGCPMLQAIELTFVGCQPGWPSDISFTQEGLLALIQSCPIRVLVLNDANFFDYDGMKALSSASFLERLELTDSDKITDAGLCFIACAPCLTSLTLRRCDNVTDVGLAELARAQKLESLTIECCRSISHQAAQGAARSVRYSKSSQVGIVERMYF